One window of Chionomys nivalis chromosome 10, mChiNiv1.1, whole genome shotgun sequence genomic DNA carries:
- the Rab15 gene encoding ras-related protein Rab-15 isoform X2 — protein MKTIEVDGIKVRIQIWDTAGQERYQTITKQYYRRAQGIFLVYDISSERSYQHIMKWVSDVDEYAPEGVQKILIGNKADEEQKRQVGREQGQQLAKEYGMDFYETSACTNLNIKESFTRLTELVLQAHRKELDGLRTRTSNELALAELEEEEGKPEGPANSSKTCWC, from the exons ATGAAGACCATCGAAGTCGACGGCATCAAAGTGCGGATACAGATTTG ggacacagcagggcaggagAGGTACCAGACCATCACGAAGCAGTACTATCGGCGGGCCCAG gGAATATTTTTAGTCTATGACATTAGCAGCGAGCGCTCCTACCAGCACATCATGAAGTGGGTCAGTGACGTGGATGAG TATGCCCCGGAAGGAGTCCAGAAGATCCTCATAGGAAATAAGGCTGACGAAGAGCAGAAGCGGCAGGTGGGGAGAGAGCAAGGGCAGCAG CTGGCTAAGGAGTATGGCATGGACTTCTACGAAACAAGTGCCTGCACCAACCTCAACATCAAAGAG TCCTTCACTCGTCTGACGGAGCTGGTGCTGCAGGCCCACAGGAAAGAGCTGGATGGTCTCCGAACACGTACCAGCAATGAGCTAGCATTGGCAGAactggaggaagaagaaggcaaaCCTGAGGGCCCAGCGAACTCTTCAAAGACCTGCTGGTGCTGA
- the Gpx2 gene encoding glutathione peroxidase 2 encodes MAYIAKSFYDLGAISLDGEKIDFNTFRGRAVLIENVASLUGTTTRDFNQLNELQCRFPRRLVVLAFPCNQFGHQENCQNEEILNSLKYVRPGGGYQPTFRLTQKCEVNGQNEHPVFAYLKDKLPYPYDDPFSLMTDPRFIMWSPVRRSDVAWNFEKFLIGPEGEPFRRYSRTFQTINIEPDIKRLLKVAI; translated from the exons ATGGCTTACATCGCCAAGTCTTTCTATGATCTCGGTGCCATCAGCCTGGATGGGGAGAAGATAGATTTTAACACGTTCCGAGGCAGGGCGGTGCTGATTGAGAATGTCGCCTCACTCTGAGGAACAACCACCCGCGACTTCAACCAGCTCAACGAACTGCAGTGTCGCTTTCCCAGGCGCCTGGTGGTTCTCGCCTTCCCCTGCAACCAGTTCGGACATCAG GAGAACTGTCAGAACGAGGAGATCCTGAACAGCCTCAAGTATGTCCGCCCTGGGGGTGGGTACCAGCCCACCTTCAGGCTTACCCAAAAGTGTGAGGTCAACGGGCAGAACGAGCATCCAGTCTTTGCCTACCTGAAAGACAAGCTGCCCTACCCTTATGATGACCCGTTCTCCCTCATGACCGATCCCAGATTCATCATGTGGAGTCCGGTGCGCCGTTCAGATGTGGCCTGGAACTTTGAGAAGTTCCTCATAGGTCCAGAAGGGGAGCCATTCCGTCGCTACAGCCGCACCTTCCAAACCATCAACATAGAGCCAGACATCAAACGGCTCCTCAAAGTCGCCATCTAG